The Candidatus Cloacimonadaceae bacterium genome contains a region encoding:
- a CDS encoding glycogen/starch/alpha-glucan phosphorylase, with translation MKEGYIPKNDFQSIFFTDKAVQGGNDIKSLFLSHLEYSLVKDTTNVKTWDIYYALSLSLRDRLIERWLRTQYEYRKQDVKKVYYLSMEFLIGRLLGNTLINLDLYNGAYDMLREMGYALEDIAEQEPDMGLGNGGLGRLAACFMDSLATQAYPAYGYGIRYEFGIFKQEIVQGYQVEEPDHWLKKGCPWEIQRPEITYRVRFGGKVLSDEQSDGRILHRWVDTEDVMAVAWDIPVPGYKVDNVNNLRLWQATATDEFDFDYFNSGDYVRAVEKKNISENISKVLYPNDNMHLGRILRLKQEYFFVSATLQDIFAGWKQDHDSFADLPDKVAIQLNDTHPAIAIPEMLRILIDEERLGFEAAWDITRKCFSYTNHTILPEALEKWSVSLFEDLLPRHLMLIYQINNHILAEVTRLYPGNIIKMRNMSIIDEEREKSLHMARLCIHGSHTVNGVAELHTSIIKQRIFPDFYEMNPEKFQNKTNGITPRLWLRTCNPQLASLISEHIGDSWIRNLEYIRGIEQYLDDPDFRTSFQEIKDINKRALGKHIYRLTGIRVRSDSIFDVQIKRLHEYKRQLLNVLGTLARYWRIKDNPEAFYVPRTVIFAGKAAPGYFLAKRLIKLINNIGEIVNKDVDVADRLKVVFLPNYTVSLAEKIIPAADLSEQISTAGYEASGTGNMKFALNGALTIGTLDGANVEMAEEIGAENMFIFGMSADEVTQLKHSGYDPYDWYSNDPELKRVIDSIADDTFCAREPGIFLPIVKSLLEGGDPYLMLTDFQSYLKASKHVDELYQNRDEWIKKAIINIARIGKFSSDRAIREYAEDIWKIKPLLLDLH, from the coding sequence TTTCTCAGTCATCTGGAATATTCGTTGGTCAAGGACACCACCAACGTCAAGACTTGGGATATATATTATGCTCTGTCCCTGAGCCTGCGCGACCGCTTGATCGAACGCTGGCTGCGCACCCAATATGAATATCGCAAGCAGGACGTCAAAAAAGTCTATTACCTCTCAATGGAGTTTCTTATCGGCAGGCTTTTGGGCAATACCCTGATCAATCTTGATCTCTATAACGGTGCTTATGACATGCTGCGCGAGATGGGCTACGCGCTTGAGGACATCGCAGAACAAGAACCGGACATGGGACTCGGAAATGGCGGTCTCGGACGCCTGGCGGCTTGTTTCATGGATTCGCTTGCCACGCAGGCATATCCCGCCTACGGTTATGGCATCCGCTACGAATTTGGCATCTTCAAACAGGAGATTGTGCAAGGGTATCAAGTGGAGGAGCCCGATCACTGGCTCAAAAAAGGTTGCCCCTGGGAAATCCAGCGCCCGGAAATCACCTATCGTGTGCGCTTTGGCGGAAAGGTTCTCTCTGATGAGCAATCCGACGGACGGATTTTGCATCGGTGGGTGGATACCGAAGACGTGATGGCGGTGGCTTGGGACATTCCTGTTCCCGGCTACAAAGTTGACAATGTCAATAACTTACGCCTATGGCAGGCTACGGCTACGGATGAATTTGACTTTGACTATTTCAACAGCGGGGACTATGTCCGCGCCGTGGAAAAGAAGAACATCTCGGAAAACATCTCCAAGGTGCTCTATCCCAATGACAACATGCATCTGGGCAGGATCCTGCGCCTGAAGCAGGAATATTTCTTCGTCTCCGCCACGCTTCAAGATATCTTCGCGGGCTGGAAACAGGATCACGACAGCTTTGCCGACCTTCCGGACAAAGTGGCGATCCAGCTCAACGACACGCACCCCGCCATCGCTATTCCGGAAATGCTCAGAATCCTCATCGACGAGGAACGCCTGGGCTTTGAAGCCGCCTGGGACATTACCCGCAAGTGTTTTTCCTACACCAATCACACTATCCTCCCCGAAGCTCTGGAAAAATGGAGCGTGAGCCTCTTTGAAGACCTGCTCCCGCGCCATCTGATGCTGATCTATCAGATCAACAACCACATTTTGGCAGAAGTGACGCGCCTCTATCCCGGAAACATCATCAAAATGCGCAATATGTCCATCATTGATGAAGAACGCGAGAAATCCCTGCACATGGCAAGGCTCTGCATCCACGGAAGCCATACTGTGAACGGAGTGGCGGAGCTGCACACTTCCATTATCAAACAGCGCATTTTCCCGGATTTCTATGAAATGAACCCCGAAAAGTTTCAAAACAAGACCAACGGCATCACCCCGCGACTCTGGCTACGAACCTGCAATCCCCAATTGGCAAGCCTGATCTCGGAACACATCGGAGATAGTTGGATCCGCAATCTCGAATATATCCGCGGCATCGAACAATACCTCGATGATCCCGATTTCCGCACTTCCTTTCAGGAAATCAAGGACATCAACAAGCGTGCGCTCGGCAAACACATCTACCGCTTAACCGGCATCAGAGTCCGCTCGGACAGCATTTTCGACGTCCAGATCAAGCGGCTACACGAGTATAAACGCCAGCTACTAAACGTCTTGGGTACTCTGGCACGATATTGGCGGATCAAGGATAATCCGGAAGCTTTTTATGTGCCGAGAACCGTGATCTTTGCCGGAAAAGCGGCACCGGGATATTTCCTCGCCAAACGCCTGATCAAACTGATCAACAACATCGGCGAGATCGTGAATAAGGACGTGGACGTTGCCGATCGCCTGAAAGTCGTCTTTTTGCCAAACTACACAGTCTCTTTGGCGGAAAAGATCATCCCCGCGGCGGATCTTTCCGAACAGATCTCCACTGCCGGATACGAAGCATCCGGAACGGGAAACATGAAGTTTGCCCTTAACGGTGCTCTGACCATCGGCACCCTCGATGGCGCAAACGTCGAGATGGCTGAGGAGATCGGAGCTGAAAACATGTTTATATTTGGCATGAGTGCCGATGAAGTCACCCAGCTAAAACATTCAGGCTATGATCCTTACGACTGGTATAGCAATGATCCGGAGCTCAAACGCGTGATCGACAGCATTGCGGACGACACTTTCTGCGCACGCGAACCAGGCATCTTCCTACCGATCGTCAAATCACTGCTGGAAGGTGGTGATCCCTACTTGATGCTTACTGATTTTCAATCCTATCTGAAAGCCTCCAAACACGTGGACGAACTCTATCAAAACCGCGATGAATGGATCAAAAAGGCGATCATCAACATCGCCCGCATCGGCAAATTCTCCAGCGACCGCGCAATCCGTGAATATGCCGAAGACATCTGGAAAATCAAACCCTTGCTGCTGGATCTTCATTGA